The following is a genomic window from Globicephala melas chromosome 6, mGloMel1.2, whole genome shotgun sequence.
ggaaataaagataaatgacaTTATAATTATGAATGTTAATAAATAATGATGTATTACATCATACGTATTGCCTTATAATAAGGATGTTAATACATTAGATGCCCTTGGCTTTACATGTGTTGCACAATTGGTGATTATTCCAGTGTCCTTTAATATATGATCGTGTAGGTCATTGAGTAAAGCTATGTATTAACAACGCACTCCTGAACAACCTCAAGGATACTGTGTTGAGATGCtgtgcttttatttccttgtaaTTGAGGCATAATAATTGTAGAGAATGAGACTCTGCAGACTATATTGTAATGCCACGTAAGGCATTCTGGCAAAGCTACCCCTTTTGCCCTTAAACAAATCACAGGCACAGCTAAAAATTTCTAGTTGGCTATAATAGAACATCGTAACCTATATAAATATGCAGGCTTGAATTGATGAGCCATTCATCAAATTGCTTTCCTTATTCTCATCCATCTGTGCTGGGCATCTTGTTTAGATTATTTAGCTCCATTTGATCACATTGGAAATAATATATGTTGAACTGACAACTTCTTATCTTTCCAAGAAGTACCcttaacatctttaaaaatgtttgcttgAACTTAAATAGAAATGTGCCTGTGGCTGCCTTGCCTGTAACTCAGCAAATGACAGAAATGAGCATTTCAAGAGAGGACAAAATAACTACCGCGAAAACAGAGGTGTCAGAGCCAGGTATGCTTTTTGTTTAATACTAGTTCAGTTCTGGATTTGGTAGTACAAGAAAGGGTTGGTGGAGGGATTCTTTCCTTCCCATTGAAGGaccaaagaggagagagagctaTAAAATAGAGGCCAAGCAAACCACTATCTTTAAAGTACCTTGAAGTGTAAAATAGTCACTCTTTAATCTCTTCTTCTCTGCCCATCCCCCCTTGCCCCTGCATCCACAAATCAGCAAAGTTTATAATATGAAGACTGAAAATGTCAAGAATTTAATGAACTGTTcaccaatatattttaaaagtatctaaATCATTAAAGAAGGTATTGTTCACAAACGGAAGAAATTATACGGACTAAATTCCAAAGCTGTGGAGAAAAATTCAATAATCAAAAGCATTAACTATTCAGTCTTGATATTGTCAATACTGTAGAAAATACTCAATCAAAAGAACATATCAAACACTAAAAGAAACTTTTGAATTGAAGAAGTGTGGGATCCCTATGGGAGTTTAAAAACTCAGTGTGGAAAGGCATTTTGGTTTTCATTAGTTAGTGACTGAGTCTATGCTGAACTTACATAGCACAACCAGAAGTGCTTTAATGTTGCCAGAAGATTGACTTGTTTGATTTATCTGCGCTAGACCCTGGAACAATGATCTATATACTCTATGGTGCACATAGTGCATTTGATCAATTCATGATTTCCTGGTATAGTGTTGACTGAACACAATATAAAACTTTATTGTGAGCTAATAGTGTCAGTGGATGTGTAATCTGCTTTGGAGGCTTGCTTTTGTACGTAGCCGAGCTTATGTGAACCATATCACTCTTAATTGATACATTTAAGATGAAAATTCTTAAGTTGAGCAGGTGAATCCATATTTGGTATTTTTAAGTTAAGTTCCATCCTTATGAAAAACTGACCAAATTAGTATTTGTGAGGcttttgttctgtttcatttgtttttgtttttttaaaacacaaaatgacACTGACCTTGGAACAATACTCTTTCGGATTAGTTCTGTAGTTATTCtgtgcatttattatttcttagtaGGCGTTCTGTAGTTCACTGCTCTGTcttttctgtatcatttttctcttcttgactGACCCCCGCCCCTCTTCCCTGTATGTTTTAGGAACCACTGTCCAATTTTCAGGTGTGGCCAAGGAAATATAGCTGTCACCTCCCCAGCACTATTCCACAGATTGTTCTTTACTGTTATACCATCAGGAAAAATTACATTAACGTTGCCATAGTAGATTATTAGGAGTAAGTAGTAGCTAGAATATTACTGTTGGTCTAATATTAGACTGTTAATCTCACTGGATATATTACTAATGCAAATGAGTTATAAATTTGGAGGTAATTTTACAGTACCTATTAAACCAATTGGTTTGGATTTATGCTGATAGCATTAGTGTTGACCTATTGTTAGGCAATAATTTTAGTATTGTATACGTTAATTTGCTATTGGGGTTTGGATTAATATTAAAACTCAGCTTATAGTGCTTCTGGTTTCGCTGAGTTTTATAAAAGTAGAATTaaattttgctgttttgttttcaataacCTGGTGGTAATGTGAACTTTAAAAGAGTAATCTGcaattttatctttatattgACAAATTCCATTGACGTCATGAGTAAACTTAAAACTTAGATCTTTTAGGTGGAGAAACAGGGACTTTTAAAAGTAGGTCATATCTCTTACTGTCCAAATTTCatacccattttatttttattttttattttttatttttttgcggtacgcgggcctctcactgttgtggcctctcccgttgcggagcacaggctctggacacgcaggctcagcagccatggctcacgggcctagccgctccacgtcatgtgggatcttcccggactggggcacgaacccgtgtcccctgcattcgtaggcggactctcaaccactgcgccaccagggaatccccataccCATTTTAGATAAGTATCACAAAGTAAATTACAGCTGTGCTCTAAAAATTCTTGTTTTGCCTCTGGAATCCTTAATAGTCTAAAATCAAAGCTTCACAAGTACTTACACTGTCCTAAAGACAACGTTGCTgatatttcaagtttttttttttttttaatcctgcagGTTTTCTATGTAAGACAATATAAAGCACTTATTAAAATGGCACAATAATAATTGTGAAATTTTGGAACCTAAAGTTAATTAGGGGATTAATGACTTGGGTTTTACTTGTCAAAATTTATTGGGTTTATCtacacaatttttcttttttctatcagtATAAAAGCAAAATGACTTTATAGCTAATTACCTCAGAAGTTGGTAACCTTATTTCCTGAATTTGAACTGCCCTAATTTAGAAGTTTGCATTTAGGCAATTGGAATATGGAAAAACTAAGCAGATGACCACATCTCTCAGgtctttaaaatttagaattaggATTTTGTTTGCCAGGACTAGAGTGAGTTTAAAGGAATTTGAGTGGAgtgataatttaataaaatttacagGAGCAAGTGGTATTATGTTAATTGGCAAGAAATTCTCAGATTTGAAAGAAGTTCTGATATTAAAGTAGAAGATTGTTTTTAAAGTACATGTTTTCAAGAAAGACTTCTTAAACATTTTCAGGAAGAATCTTACtgtttctcttgttttgttttggtctggTCTTAGATAATTATCAGCCAAACAATTGACAGACTTCTAATTTTTACCCTTGTTTTTCAGTTGTCACTCAGCCCAGTCCATCAGTTTCTCAGCCCAGTACTTCTCAAAGTGAAGAAAAAGCCCCTGAGTTGCCCAAACCAAAGAAGAACAGATGTTTCATGTGCAGAAAGAAAGTTGGCCTTACAGGTATTCAGGGAGCTCCTAGTTACTCCCTAAGGGACTGGTCAGTCttacacataaaacaaaatgCCCGACTTTGAAGAATAGAAAGTTTCCAGAGTAGACTGGAAAGAGGACAGTGAAGAGAAGTCGAGTTTGATTTCCATTGGTTTGTCTAATCATATGAAACCCTTTCCTAACTTCAGGCCTTCTGAATTACTTTCCTTTATCGGATTGATAAAAATTAATCCCTTttgattctttcctttgttctgttCTCCTGGGAAAAAGATAGCTGAATTAAATAGTAAGCACCTACTTTGAACCAGGCACAAAATGTTCTAGATACTTTTTAATTGTTCTCCTTTAAATCTCAGAACTGTATGTGGTTGTCTTTTCCTAGCCTTCACTTGAGGAAACATTACCCAGTTAACATACGGTAGGACTAGAATTTAAATTCAAatcagcctgactccagagcctgtgtaaTTTCTACCCTGTTTGGTACCTACAGGAGTTTATGGAAGGATAGTTACTTAAATTTCTCACCATGTCAGAGGAGGTTAAGAGCACTTTCAGTTTAAAGTGACAGACTCTTTAATGTTGCAAAGAGTCATGAAAATCTGCTTCCTTTTCTGTATTGACtaatgcttttgtttcttttaattgctACAAGTTCCCAAGTGACTCTACTTCCTCTTGTATGTACAGGGTTTGACTGCCGGTGTGGAAATTTGTTTTGTGGACTTCACCGTTACTCTGACAAGCACAACTGTCCATATGATTACAAAGCAGAAGCTGCAgcaaaaatcagaaaagagaatCCAGTTGTTGTGGCTGAAAAAATCCAGAGAATATAAATTACTACTTGTGAAGAGACTgataactttgtttttattttaatatatcgtAGGAAAACATTAAAGAGCAGATGCATGGCCATTTTCCTTTGATGTTCTCCAGAGTTTTACTTTACACTTGTCTGTCTTATAATTGATATTTTAGGATGTGTGGGTGTTTGTTACAGGCAGAATTGGATAGATACAGCCCTACAAAATGTATATGCCCTCCCCTGAATTAAATTGGATGAAAATCTGCACAGCAAGTTGAAAACACAGATAATAGGGACAAAATTTAGTTCCCTTGTGCCAAACAAAGTACGTGAAATATCTGCATGTTTGCAGCATATCTGCCTTTGAGAATGTAATCAAGGTATAATCTCTGGCTAGTGTTACgtgcctgtatttttttttttttttaatggtacacCAGAAAAGGACTGGCAGTCTACTTCTACCATAAACTTTACCCTGTTAATTTCCACATTTTCCTTGGAAGCGGGAAGAAAGCTATAAAGAAAGCTATCAGACCTTTCCGTGAAACCAGTGTTTTTGGTGCCATATGTAAGCCTGGCTAATTGGTCTTCTAAAAGCTGTCAAATAAGACATTCTTTGGAAGGTACACA
Proteins encoded in this region:
- the ZFAND5 gene encoding AN1-type zinc finger protein 5 translates to MAQETNQTPGPMLCSTGCGFYGNPRTNGMCSVCYKEHLQRQQNSGRMSPMGTASGSNSPTSDSASVQRADASLNNCEGAAGSTSEKSRNVPVAALPVTQQMTEMSISREDKITTAKTEVSEPVVTQPSPSVSQPSTSQSEEKAPELPKPKKNRCFMCRKKVGLTGFDCRCGNLFCGLHRYSDKHNCPYDYKAEAAAKIRKENPVVVAEKIQRI